The Polaribacter sp. KT25b genome contains the following window.
AAAAAATGCGTTTAACAATAATTTATGAGAAATTTATACACTATTTTTACAGCTAATTTACTAAATCTATGAAACTCAAATTTAATAACGTTCTTCTAATTGTTTTATTGTTTTTGATTGCCTGTAAGCAAGAAAGTGAAAATAATCATCATACATTACAAGGCTTCGTTTTTGGTACCAGTTACAAAATAACCTACTTAGATACAGCAATAGATTATCAAAAATCTTTAGATAGTTTGTTTTTGTTAATGAATGCATCTACGTCAACTTATATTCCTACATCAGAAATTTCTAAAATAAATAATGGAGATTCTACAATTGTTGTTGATGCTATTTTTTCTGAAGTTTTTACGAAAGCAAAAAGAATTTTTAAAGAAACTGATGGTTTTTTTGATCCAACAGTTGGTAATTTGGTAAATGCTTATGGTTTTGGGCCTAAAGAAAGATTAAATGACCTTACGGATGAAGAAATAAAAAATCAGATGCAATTTGTTGGTTTAGATAAGGTTAATTTGATTGATGGAAAAATTGTAAAAGAGGATAAAAAAATATATTTAGATTTTAATTCTATAGCAAAAGGATTCGGAATTGATTTAGTTGCTCGTTTTTTTGATGAAAAGAAAATAGAAAATTATTTAATTGAAATTGGAGGAGAAATAAGAGCAAAAGGCACAAAAGAAAATAATAAACCTTGGTTAATTAAAGTTGTAAATCCTGCTAATGCATCAGAAAACGGAGGTTATAAAACGATTAATCTTTCTAATAAATCGATGGCAACTTCTGGTAATTATAGAAAATTTAGAGTTTCATCCGAAGGAAAAAAATATGTGCATACTATAAATCCTAAAACTGGTTATGCAACAGAAAGTAATTTGTTAAGTGCTTCTGTAATTGCAAGTGCAGATTGTGCAGATGTAGATGCATATGCAACTGCTTTTATGGCAATGGGTTTAGAAAAGACAAAGGAATTTTTAAAGAAGCATCCTAATTTAGAGGTAATTCTTTTATTTTCTAATTCAGAGCATCGTATTGATGAATACACAACATATATCTATAAATAGTTTTTTTTAAAAAATCTAATGTAAAACTTTAGATTTTGAAAGAAAACAATTATTCTTTATAACAAACAGGAAGAATTTCGTTCCGCATTAAGCAAAATCGTTCTAGTTTTTCTGGGGCGATTTTTTTTGTGTAATCAATTTCATCAACCTTAAAACCGATAGAACGTAGTTTGTTAAAATAATCTTTACCGTAAATTCTTACATGATCATATTGACCGAAAATTTTAGCACGTTCTTTTTTATCAGTAATTGAATCGTCTTCAAAAGTAGTTTCTCTAGTAATGTCTTGCGGAATCTGAAAAATACCAAATCCGCCTTTTTTTAGCACTCTAAACAACTCTTGCATTGCTTTTGTGTCATCAGGAATATGCTCTAAAACATGGTTGCAAAAAACCACATCAAAAGAATTATCTTCAAAAGGTAAATTACAGATATCTGCTTTTACGTCTGCAATTGGGCTTTCTAAATCTGAAGTTAAATAGTCTAAGTTTTTTTGTTTTCTAAAAATATCTAAAAAACATTGTTCTGGTGCAATATGTAATGTTTTTAGTTTTTCTTCGGATGTAAAAAAAGTAGTTTCATCTCTTAAAAAAAGCCACATTAATCGGTGTCTTTCTAGTGATAATGTGGATGGAGAAAGTGCATTTTCTCGTTGTTTTCCATATC
Protein-coding sequences here:
- a CDS encoding class I SAM-dependent methyltransferase, with translation MSNKIFKKILNTIPRPWLIKFSYLVRPIIAFSLKGDKFTDPIDGKSFRKFLPYGYGKQRENALSPSTLSLERHRLMWLFLRDETTFFTSEEKLKTLHIAPEQCFLDIFRKQKNLDYLTSDLESPIADVKADICNLPFEDNSFDVVFCNHVLEHIPDDTKAMQELFRVLKKGGFGIFQIPQDITRETTFEDDSITDKKERAKIFGQYDHVRIYGKDYFNKLRSIGFKVDEIDYTKKIAPEKLERFCLMRNEILPVCYKE
- a CDS encoding FAD:protein FMN transferase, translating into MKLKFNNVLLIVLLFLIACKQESENNHHTLQGFVFGTSYKITYLDTAIDYQKSLDSLFLLMNASTSTYIPTSEISKINNGDSTIVVDAIFSEVFTKAKRIFKETDGFFDPTVGNLVNAYGFGPKERLNDLTDEEIKNQMQFVGLDKVNLIDGKIVKEDKKIYLDFNSIAKGFGIDLVARFFDEKKIENYLIEIGGEIRAKGTKENNKPWLIKVVNPANASENGGYKTINLSNKSMATSGNYRKFRVSSEGKKYVHTINPKTGYATESNLLSASVIASADCADVDAYATAFMAMGLEKTKEFLKKHPNLEVILLFSNSEHRIDEYTTYIYK